The nucleotide window CGCCCAGTTGGACTTCGCCAGCTCGAAGCCCGGCTCGATGGTGAAGGCGATGAAGCGTCCGCCCGCCACCAGGTTGCGGTGGGCGCTCCGGCACATGCTCGTGAGCTCCTCCCGGGTCCGCGCGTAGTTGAGCAGGTAGATGGCCGTGACCAGGTCGAACGCCCCCAATTCGGGCAGGTGCGTGGCGTCGGACACCTGGTAGCGGATGCCCCGGGGCTGCTCCTGTTCGCGCTTCTGGGCCACGGCCACCATCTCCGGGGAGATGTCCACGCCCAGCACCTCGCTGGCGCCCTGCTGCTTCAGCAGCCGCGAGTAGTGGCCTCCGCCGCACGCCAGGTCCAGCACCCGCTTGCCCTGCAAGGCGCCCACCATCTTCAAGAACGTGTGCTGCTCCGGGATGGGCAGGGCTGCCGTGTTCTTGAACTGCTCGTACTTGCCGCCGATGTTGTCGTACTGCGCCATGGCTCGCTCTCCCAGGGAGCACCCCGGCAAGGGGCGTCTCCAGGGGCGGCATTGTGCTGGAAACGCCCAGCCCGGGGAGGCCATGTCACAGCCTTTTCCGGTGATTCGTCTGGAGGGGGAAGTTCTTCTCGATGCCCCGAATGGAGCCCCGCCATGAAGCCCAGACTCGACCCCTACGCCGCCGCACCGCAAGCCCTCCAGGCCATGCTCGAACTGAGCAAGAAGGTCCATGACAGTGGTCTCGAAGCGAGCCTGATGGAGCTGGTGAAGATTCGCGCCTCGCAGCTCAACGGTTGTGCCTTCTGCCTCCATATGCACACACGGGAGGCCCGCGCGCAGGGGGAGACCGAGGAGCGCCTCTACCTGCTGAGCGCCTGGCACGAGTCGCCGCTCTACACCGGCCGGGAACGCGCGGCGCTGGCGTGGACCGAGGCGCTGACGCTCGTGGCCCAGACACGTGCGCCGGATGCGGACTACGTTGCGCTGCGGGAGCACTTCTCCGAGGAAGAATGCGTGAACCTGACGTTGCTCATTGGGGTGATCAACACCTGGAACCGGATCGCCGTGGGCTTCCGGTCCATCCATCCGGTGGCGCAGCGCCGTGATGCCGCCTGAGGGCCCTCCCGAGGACGTGTTCAACCTCCTCCGCCCGCGCCTGCTCCGCATCGCCTACCGGATGCTGGGCACCCTGGCGGAGGCGGAGGACGTGGTGCAGGAGGCCTATCTGCGCTGGCACCAGACGGACCCCGCCACCGTAAGCAACGCCGAGGCGTTTCTCGTGAGGACGGTGACGCGGTTGTGTCTGGATGTCCTCAAGTCCGCCCGGGTCCAGCGCGTGGACTACGTGGGGACCTGGCTGCCGGAGCCCATCGTCGAGCAGGTGGAGGGAGACGACTTGACGCTGACCCTGATGCTGGCCCTGGAGCGCCTGTCCCCGCTGGAGCGGGCCGCGTTCCTGCTGCATGACGTGTTCGGCATGGACTTCGACGAGGTGGCCAAAGCCATCGGCCGGGAGCCCGCCGCGTGCCGGCAGCTCGCCAGCCGGGCTCGGGCCCACGTGCGCGAGGCGCGGCCCCGCTTCCCGGTACCGGAAGAGCAGGGGCGCGAGATCGCCTCCGCGTTCTATGCGGCGTCTCGCAGTGGGGACATGCATGCGCTCCAGGAACTGCTCGCCCAAGACGTCGTCACGTATTCCGATGGCGGCGGCCGGGTTCTCGCGGCCCTCAATCCCATCCAGGGCCGGGAGAAGACCGTGCGCTTCTTCGACGGCATGCACCGGCGCGGGTGGATGGAGGGGGCCCAGCAGGTGTACGCGGGGCTCATCGACGGGCTGCCCGCGTTCGTCACCATCGAGGCTGACGGGACGTGGCAGACCATGTCGTTCGCCCTGGAGGCGGGCCGCATCGTGGCCGTCTACATCACGCGCAATCCCGACAAGCTGCAGGCCCTCCGCCGGGGGCTGAGCTAGGAAGTGGCCTGCCCAGCGCGTTCCCTTCGGAGCGCCAACATGTGCGCATGTTCGAAATAGAAATCCAGTGAGCGGGTCGTGGCGTGCCGGGTGGTCCAGAGGGCTTTCTTGAACTCGTCCGGCGTCTGGACGCCGTCCAGCAGAACGAAGAGCTGGGGAATGCTCATGAACCAGCAGTTCATGAAAGGATTGTGCCCTTGACTGGCTCCGAGAGACGCCAGTGCTTCATATTGCTCACGTAGTTTCTGACTGCTCTCGCGGAACCCTTTTAGCTTTTCCCGTACCGCCGGATCTTCGGAGGTGAACTGGTTGCCTAGGAGGATGTGAAGGTACTGCTGGATGAAGTACCGGTCGTGGAGCGCGCCAAAATCGACGAGCGTCAGAGTGATGCGCTCGACCTCCCGTCCTGCCAGGTTCAAGCGGTACACGGCTCCATCATCGCTCTTGAGGTCCAAAAAGCCCTCCCGGCGTAGCCGGACTTCGTGGCCGCCGATCTGGGTCTGGGCTTTCAGCAGGCTGTCCGCCATGTCCCCCCAGAGGGAGACTTGCCCTCCGGCGCGTGCGTTGCGCGTCAAGACTTTCCCTTTGAGTTCCAGTAAAATGACATGGCTTGGGGTTTCGACGACCACGTCGCATTCCCCATGTTCGCCGCGGCTCACGTATTTGCCGGTGTGCGTGGGGACGCCATGCTCGGAGAAAAGCTGGTGGACGAGCACTTCGGCGGCCTTGCCAATGTTCTCCTGGACGTTCTTGATACCGGCTTTCCGGAGCGCGACCGCGATGGCTTCGTAAAATGCGGGAGAGCACCAGGAGATATCGAGCAGCAGCAGTTGGCCGTTGCGCATCCGCAAGAGGGGTTTGAAGCCGAAGTCCAGCTGCTCGACATCCGTGGGGAGCGCATAGCCGGTGTTCGCTCCGCCGATGGGATGGGCGAGCATGTGGAGAATGGCCTCGATCTCTTTTTGAGGAATCCAAGGGTGCGCGCGCACCACCTGCTCTATTCTGAAAGCATGAGGGCCTCGATGTTGGCTGAACCAGCCTACGAGCGTGTGGATGACCACGAAGGCATTCTTGAGGGACCATCCGCATCTGACCCTGCATTGTGCATCATCGGCCCAGGAGAACACGCCCCGGAGAAGCGCCGTGACGTCGCTGGGCCGGAGTTGAGTCAGTGTGAAGGTTGAGTCGTAGATGGCCATCGTTTGAAGAGAGGACAGAATGGATGCGCCATCCTGAAACATCCCCTCGAAGGTGTTGTAGGGCTGCACGTCATAGGTGGCTACCAGGTCGGTGGAGAGTTGGAGCGTCTCCCGGAAGAGTGCGTCCGCATCATGTTGGCGAATGGAGCTGAAGGGAGGGGCTTGTACTTGTCTCACACAGAGGTTCAGGAGATAGCCATACGGAATCTGGGGCGGGGGGGCTGCGTTCAGGAGGGAGACCTGCCGGATGATGGCATACCGCATCTGTTGCGGATTGAAGTGGCTTGCGAGCCGCTGAAACAGGGCGTTGGCGAATTCCACCGCTCCCAGTTGGCGGATCAGAGAGAGGAGCTTGTTGGCGATCTTGAGCCCCTCCTCGCGGGAGATCAGAACCCGGCCATTGGCGATTTCGAGTTGAACACCCTGTTGGCGGAGCCGGAGGGCCGCTTCGCCGACATGAAAGGTGCGAGAGTCGTACATGCGCACCCTGTCGAGGTCATCGGAGAAGATGTCCGGGTTCAGCTCCAGGTAGTCCCGGGCTGCTGCGATCGCGCTTGCCCACGCTTCGTGTTCGTCCAAATGCGCGATACGGGGAAGTCTTCCGCAGGCGTCCCAAATGACTTCGAGAACGTTGAAGAGTGGATGCAGAGGCATGCTGTCAACGACATGCCTGAGGATGGCCTGCGCGCGGAGCCGGTGATGCTCTGCGCTTGTCAGCCCTTCCGGCCGCTGGAGCAGGGCTCGAATCCGGTCATACAAATGACGTGTGACGAAGTCCCGCCGCCGCGAGCCGCCACTGTCCGGTGTGAGGCCGTAATGAGCGTACAAGGCGGCCAGATCATCGCTGATGGCCGCCAGGCTTGGCCTGTCGGCGGAAGCCGAGCTTCTCAAGAGATTTTCGTTGTCGCGGTCTAGCGAATTCATTTCTAAAGCACTTCCGCAGGGTTCAATTCACTGGGCCTTGGATGTTTCGAGCCCCTTCGCGGCCCGGGCCAAGCGCTCGGACAGGCGGCGCAGGTGTTCGGCGAGCTCCTTCGGCTCATGCACCTCGAAGTCGAACCCCATCCACCCCAGGTGGAAGGCGAGGGTCTCCAGGCTGTCGCCGCCGGTGTGGACGAGGCAGCGCTCGCCCTCCAGCGGCTCGATGCGGGCGGCCACGCCCGACAACTGCTTGGAGACGGTAGGGGCGGAGGCGTGCACCGTCACGCGGGCGCGGAAGCGGTAGGCCTCCGTCGAGACGGCTTGCGAGACGTAAGCGGCCACGTCCTCGGCGGGCAGCGGACGGGCTTTGAATGCACGTCCCGTCTCCAGCCCCTCGCGAATGCGGTCGACGCGGAACGTGCGCCATCCTTCCCGGCCGACGTCATACGCCAGGAGGTACCACCGATGGCTGGTGTGCACGAGGTGGTAGGGCTCGGCCGAGCGCCGGCTCTCCTCACCCTCGCGGCTGCTGTAGCCAAACCGGAGGAGTTCGCCGTCGCGGCAGGCGTTGGCGATCAACGTCAGCATCCCGGCATCGACCGTGGGCCCCGCATCGCCCAGCCGCACGCTCACGGCCTGGAGTGCGTTCACCCGGCGCCGCAGCCGCTTCGGGAGCACCTGTTCCAGCTTGCCGAGGGCCCGCACCGCGGCCTCCTCCAGTCCCTTCACCGGTCCGGACGCCGCCGCGCGCAAGCCCACCGCGACGGCCACCGCCTCGTCGTCTTCCAGGGGCAACGGGGGCAACTCCTTGCCGGCACCGAGCTGGTAGCCGCCCCCGACGCCCGCCGTCGCATGCACCGGGTAGCCGAGGGTCCTCAGCCGGTCCATGTCCCGGCGGACGCTGCGCTCGGTCACCCCGAGTTCCTGTGCCAGGTCGCCCCCCGCCCAGAAGCGCCGGGACTGCAACAGGGACAGCACCCGGAGCAGCCGGGCCGAGGTCTGGACCATGGGAAGGCTCCTCAATCCATCCCACCTTAGATCGGCCGCTTCCGGTGCACTAACTCGCGGTCTTCACAAGCTCCTCAGGGCTTGTGCTGGCACCCGGCGTCCCCTCCGCGCGCAGGGCGTCCACCATGACCCTCAACGTGCACATGTGAAAGTAGCTCATGCCTTCGTGTTGGAGCGTGTCCAGGTTCACGATCGTGACGACGTATTCGAGCGCGCCCACACGCAGGCGCTTGGAAAAGCCCAGTTGCAGCTCGTCGCCCGAGAACGTGATGCGGCCATTCACCTCGAAGCCT belongs to Stigmatella erecta and includes:
- a CDS encoding class I SAM-dependent methyltransferase, which produces MAQYDNIGGKYEQFKNTAALPIPEQHTFLKMVGALQGKRVLDLACGGGHYSRLLKQQGASEVLGVDISPEMVAVAQKREQEQPRGIRYQVSDATHLPELGAFDLVTAIYLLNYARTREELTSMCRSAHRNLVAGGRFIAFTIEPGFELAKSNWAKYGFEVVSERFEDGRHVAQARFLTDPPAALEYFRWSAATYEEAMKQAGFQRLEWRHFEIPPEALTKFGADFWKDYQDNPLLVALSGWK
- a CDS encoding carboxymuconolactone decarboxylase family protein; translation: MKPRLDPYAAAPQALQAMLELSKKVHDSGLEASLMELVKIRASQLNGCAFCLHMHTREARAQGETEERLYLLSAWHESPLYTGRERAALAWTEALTLVAQTRAPDADYVALREHFSEEECVNLTLLIGVINTWNRIAVGFRSIHPVAQRRDAA
- a CDS encoding sigma-70 family RNA polymerase sigma factor, which encodes MPPEGPPEDVFNLLRPRLLRIAYRMLGTLAEAEDVVQEAYLRWHQTDPATVSNAEAFLVRTVTRLCLDVLKSARVQRVDYVGTWLPEPIVEQVEGDDLTLTLMLALERLSPLERAAFLLHDVFGMDFDEVAKAIGREPAACRQLASRARAHVREARPRFPVPEEQGREIASAFYAASRSGDMHALQELLAQDVVTYSDGGGRVLAALNPIQGREKTVRFFDGMHRRGWMEGAQQVYAGLIDGLPAFVTIEADGTWQTMSFALEAGRIVAVYITRNPDKLQALRRGLS
- a CDS encoding helix-turn-helix transcriptional regulator → MVQTSARLLRVLSLLQSRRFWAGGDLAQELGVTERSVRRDMDRLRTLGYPVHATAGVGGGYQLGAGKELPPLPLEDDEAVAVAVGLRAAASGPVKGLEEAAVRALGKLEQVLPKRLRRRVNALQAVSVRLGDAGPTVDAGMLTLIANACRDGELLRFGYSSREGEESRRSAEPYHLVHTSHRWYLLAYDVGREGWRTFRVDRIREGLETGRAFKARPLPAEDVAAYVSQAVSTEAYRFRARVTVHASAPTVSKQLSGVAARIEPLEGERCLVHTGGDSLETLAFHLGWMGFDFEVHEPKELAEHLRRLSERLARAAKGLETSKAQ